The sequence below is a genomic window from Rhodanobacteraceae bacterium.
GCGAAAACAGCGGCCGAAACTGAACGCCGCGCCGACACTGCCATTGCAAGCCCACACCCCCGCCCCTACACTTGGTTCTGCAACGGGGGCGCAATGGCTTCGACGGAAGTCACGAAACCTTGGGTGCATGCCGAGGGGGTAGCTTTCCTCGTTAATCCAGCTGCAAGACTCTAGTCGCGAACGACGAAGTCTACGCTCTGGCGGCCTAAGGCCGCCTAACCGCCCTACCTTGTGTTCGTGCTCGGTAAAGGCGGGTCAGAATCACGAAATCGTGAGCCACGCGGGCCTGACGCGGGCAACTAAAACCACCAGGCTGGTTGCGCAGCTTTCCCGCCGGTTGGAGCGCGGCGCAACGAGAACGAAGATCCGGCTAAGCATGTAGAGCACGAGACGTAGGGCTTGCGGACGGGGGTTCGACTCCCCCCGCCTCCACCAGTTAAGTAGTTCAGGAAGTGCCAACAAGTACCGTAACCCCGCGAAATGCGGGGTTTTTTTTGCCTTTTGCTTGGGTTTGGCGTGGGATGAAATCAGGTGGTATCGGGTGACTACAGGCACAAAATGGGGTTACGGTTAGGGGTAGCGGCGACCCTGCGGGGGTACGGAGCAGTTCGACTCCCTACCCCGCCCGATTGGGAGTCGCCCCCCGTCCGGAACGGAGTTGTGCCCCAATGCCCCTGACTGATTCCACGATCCGCGGAGCTTCGGCCCCGGACAAACCGCGCAAGCTCGCCGACGAGAAGGGGTTGTTCTTGCTCGTCAATCCCAACGGATCAAAGCTGTGGCGCCTGAAATACAGGATGGCGGGCAAGGAAAGTTGCTCGCGCTCGGCGCCTTCCCGGACGTGGGGTTGAAGAAGGCACGCGACCGCCGCGACGAAGCCCGGAAGCTGATAGCCGACGGGATCGACCCGAACGCCGTCCGAAAGAAAGAGAAAGCCGAAGCCGCGGGCGCGGACACCTTCGGATACGTCGCAGAAGACTGGTTCAAGCGCCAGCGGGAGAACTGGACCGAAGGCCACGCCGTGACTGTGCGCAGCCGTCTGGACCGAGACGTGCTGCCCTACTTGGCCCGGCGACCGCTTCGAGAAATTGACGCGCCGGAGTTGCTGACCGTGCTGCGCCGTGTCGAGTCGCGCGGCGCCGTCGAGTCCGCGCACCGAATCAAGACAATATGCGGGCAGGTCTTCGCCTATGCGGTCGCCATCGGCAGCGCGACCCGCAACCCGGCCGCCGACATTGGGCCGGGCGCGATCAGGCCGGCGCGAGTCAAGCCGATGGCGGCCGTTCTGAAGCCAGCCGAAGTCGGGGCGCTGCTGCTTGCAATCGACGACTACAGCGGGACACACGTTGTCCGGTGCGCCTTCAAGCTCGCCCCGTTGGTATTCGTTCGCCCCGGCGAGTTGCGCGCCGCCGAGTGGTCAGAATTTGACCTGGACGCCGACGCGCCGCAGTGGGTCATACCAGCCGCGCGGATGAAGCTAAAGTTGGAACACAAAGCCGACCCGACGCGCTCGCACATCGTCCCCCTTAGTCGTCAGTCCGTCGCCGTCTTGAAAGACTTGCAGCAACTAACCGGCACCGGGCGCTTTGTGTTTCCGGGCCACGGCTCACATGGCGACGCCTACGCGCGTCCGATGTCGGAGAACGCGATCACCGCGGGGTTGCGCCGGATGGGTTACAGCGGGGACGAAATGACGGGCCACGGCTTCCGATCCATAGCGAGCACAATGCTTAACGAGCGCGGATTCAACCCTGATGCGATAGAGGCGCAATTGGCGCACACGACCGGTTCAAAGGTCCGGGCCGCGTACAACCGGGCTCGCTACTTGGACGAACGCCGAGCAATGATGCAGGCTTGGGCTGATCTGCTTGACTCCCTGAAGGAAACCGCGAAGGCCGCGAAGGTCGCCAAGTGAAGACCGGACGCCCCGCCGGCATCCGATCTCGACCGCTCTCCGGCTGGGGATCTGAGCTATCGCAGGCGCAGGCACGGGCCGTGCGCGAATACATTCGCGTCCACACTGAGCCTGAAGTCGCAGGCGATGCCGACAAGCTGACTGAGCTTCAGCAGCACGTCGCGGAGCTTTTCGAGATCTACACAAGCGCAACGGCCGCCCGAGCCGAGCGCGTCGGCGCTTCGCTCGAACTCGCCGACCTTCGCGCCATTGCCGACGATGCCGAAGCCGTGGCCGAAGCTGGCGACGCCGCGCCGCGCGCCTTGCTTTCGAGACTTCGCCGACGGCTGGCGAATTTCCCGCCGTTCGCGGAACCGATGATTGCCGTGCCCGACGTGTCCGGGCACTTCGCGCGCCTGGACCGTCTGCGCGCCGCCCTGGCGCACCGAACGCCGCCCGACGCCGCCGACCTGCGCGCGCTTGCCACCGCCTGCCGCGCCTGCCCACGTCCACCGAATCATACGAAGGCCAGCCGGGCGCCCGCGGACCGGCTTCAACAAGCACTTGCCGCAATGGCCGCCGCGATGCCGCTGAAGCAGGAGCGAGGCGAAAACGTGCGGCAAAACTTCGTTGTTGGAATCTCAGGGATTCTCGGGCTGGATCGCACAACCTACCGCCGCCGGTAGTTTCGCCAGAGATTCCGGCAAGCGGCAGTCGTTGCCGTGTCAAAGAATCCACATCGCCTGTTCCAAGGCCGCCCACGCACTACCGCGAGGGCGCACCGGAGACCAGCGATGCCGAACACCAATTCAGCCGCACCGACTGCCGCCTTTTGGCGTCTTCCAGCGGTGTGCGCTTTCCTTCAATTCAGCCGATCAACCCTGCTCCGCCGCGTCGCTTCGGGCGAGTTCCCGGCGCCCGTGCGCCTGGGGCCGAACACGATTGCCTGGCCCGCCGCCGACGTGCGCGCCTGGGCAGCGGCAAAGGTCGCCGAGCGCGACGGGCGGGCCGCGTAATGAACGCCGCCGAGCGAGAGCACAACGACACCGCACGCCGCGCCCGCTACTCCGGTGCTTTCCGCCCCGCCATCGTCACCGCAACTGCCGACACCGGCCGCGCGCTGGCCGAACTGGTAGCCGGTGCCGACGCGCTCGCCGCCGCTGCCGACCGCTTGAACCGAACACGCGACCCGCGGGAAGCCGAAGCACTCGCGCTTCAGGCCGATGCAATCCGCCGGGCCGCGTTGCTGGCGCGCGCCGCGCTGCTGGCTGGAGGCGACGATGCAAGACCCTGAAAGCACTGCGCCCCCGGCTGTCGGGCCGGAGGCGCGGAAAGCGGAAGCCTGGGGAGGTTCGCCGCACCGACATAATACGGCAACCAACGTGCAGACGTCCATACGTCCGCGAAGGTGCCCTTGGTTTGCGCAAGTTGTCGAGCGCGCGGCGCGTCCTGGCCCGTGGCACGCGACGGCAATCGTTCACGCCGGGGCCGGAGCATGGGACCGCGCCCGCCCGACCCTCGCCGCCGGCCGCCGGGCTTGCACCGTGCTGCCGCCGAGCACCGACCCCGCCGCGATCTTGTGGCCGCGTGTCCGCTGGTGGATCGGCGATGCCGGCGACCTTCCGACCGCCGAAGCGCTGGAACTCGCGCGGGTTCTAATCGATTTCGGCGCCGAACGGGTGCAAATGATTGGCGTCAACCTGCGGCCGTCGCTGTCCATCCGGAGCGCGCGCAAATGATCCTGACCCACGAACCGCGGCCAACCGGACGACCCGTGATCGACCTTCGGACCGGGAGCTTCCCGCCGTCGTTGACGGTTGCGAAGGTGCGTTGATTCAAGCCGGCGCCCCAATTTATGCACGCGGTGAAATGCTGGTGCGAGCCGTCCCAGCGCCGCTCGAACCGGGAAGCGTCAAGCGCGCGGCCGGCGCCTTGATCCTGACCCCGATCACGATTGCGGCACTGCAAGATGATCTGGAGCGTATCGCCGACTTTCAAAAGTGGATCACAGGACCCAGCGGACCCGAGCCTAGGCGCGCAGATGCACCCGCGAAGGCATGCCGCGCGCTTCTGGAGCGTGTGGGGCGCTGGCGCTTTCCGCAGCTTCGGGGGATTGTACTTGCGCCCTTCATTCGCGCGGATGGCACCTTGGCGTGCACGCCGGGATATGACCCTGAATCGGGCTTGTTGCTGGCGATCCCTACCGACTGGCCGGCACCGCCGAACAACCCGACGCGCGCGGATGCGCTGGCCGCACTGACACGCCTTCGGCACGTGCTCCGCACGTTTGCATTTGTCTCCCCGGAGGACGAATCGGTAGCCGTCGCCGCAATGCTTACGCCCCTCGTGCGGCCGGCGATTCCGGCCGCGCCAATGGTCGGAATTTCGGCACCCGTTCGCGGCTCGGGCAAATCCATGTTGGCCGATCTGGTGGCGATTCTGGCAACCGGGCGCCCTGCAAGTGTCATGACCTGGGGGCCAGACGCGGACGAGAACGGAAAGGCGCTCACCGCTGCATTGCTGGCCGGCGATTCAGTGGTGACACTCGACAACGTCGAGGCGCTGTTGAAAGGCGAACTGCTGTGCTCGGCGTTGACACAAACTAGTGTGCGACTGCGACCGCTGGGCCGGTCCGAGCTGGTAACTATCCCCTGCGTCGCGACCTTGCTGGCAACCGGAAACGCGCTCACGCCTGCGGGCGACATGACCCGGCGGATACTGGTCGCCGAACTCGACCCCCAATGTGAAAGGCCAGAACTTCGCGAGTTCGCCAACGACCCGAAGGCAGATGCGCTGGCCGCCCGCATCGAACTGGTGAACGCCGCACTGACCATTGTTACTGCGGGAATTCGCGCCGACTTCCGCAGGCCGGCGCCGCTTGGGAGCTATGAGAAGTGGTCCCGAATGGTTCGTGATCCACTTCTATGGCTGGGCATGCCGGACCCCGTTGCGGTCATGGAACGGACGTTTGACGCCGACCCGGAGCGTGAATCGGCGATAGCGATCCTTGCCGCGTGGCGCGACCTCTTCGGCGACACCGCGGCAACCGCTGCCGAGGCCGCGCGGGCCGCTCAAGATCGCCCCGCACTGATGGACGCACTGCAAGTGATCGCCGCGCGATCCGGCGCCGTCAGCAATAAAGCCTTGGGCCGATGGCTCACAAAACACCAAGGGCGCGTACTGGATGGGCTCAAGGTGCACAGGGCCGGCGGCGACGCAAAGCGCGGCATCCGCTGGCAAGTGGTCGAACATGCAACTGGTGGGGTTTCTGGGGTTTCTGGGGTTTCTGGGGTTTTTCTTACCGCTTCGCGCGCGGAGGGGACCGACCTACCCAAAGAAAGAAAAACGGACCGGGCAAACGAAACCCCCAAAACCCCAGAAACCCCAACGACTGACGACGCCGGCAACTGTGCAAGTTTGCACTCCCAACGGTGGCAGCGATGACTAATGCCGCGCGCTGGCTGGCGGATCCTCCCCGGAGAACGTACGCGAGCACAAATGCTCGAAACGGTGGAATGGAAGCACGGCAAATCACGGGAAGACACTTCAAAGGAGCGAACAAATGAACGCGCGATCAAACCCGGCCGCTGTTGAACTTGCAAATTCGATTGGCGCCTTTCTTGAAATATCATTGAGCGATGCTCAAAAGGCACTGCTCATGGAAAATGATTCCGATGGCGGCGCAACCGAATTGATCTTCCACACAAGCCGACATGGTGGATTTATTCAAGTCGTTGCCGCCGACAAGTCCGGAGCGCGCGCGGTGCTGACACGAGTCACCCTGATGAGGATGGCGACGCGGGAAGAGTTGCACTGAGTGTGGACACATTTAGCGCACTTCACGTTGACGCGAGCCGCGCCAATGGACATATTCAAGCGTGCGCGCCAGTACATGACAGGGCCACCAGCGGCCCCGCCAGATGGCGCAACGAAAGGCGGACAGACCGCAATATTACCCCGCTTGTGGGGCAGTAAATTCCCTCTCAATTGTGGAAAATCTCGCCATGTGCAAAATCAACCTTGACTTCACGGTCCGCGGCATGCGCAACGCGGCCGCCGCCGATCCCGACTCAATCCGCGAGCGCCTGATAGCGACGGCTGACCGCGCAACCGCAATAGCTGCCGCCGCCGAGCGCGAAGGGCGCACCCTCACGGTAGATGAGCGCGCCAGCGTCGACGAGCTACACAGCGAATTTCTGGGGCTCCGGGCTGAACTGGACGCGATAGATCGAGTCCAGGGAATGCAACGCGCTCTTGCCGAGCCGATGCCGCGCGGAGCGCTGCCGCCGGATGTCGTCGCCGCGGCAAATGCGGAAGCAGCCTCCGGCCGCGCAACCGTGTCCGACCGTCGCCGCGGCATAGTGCTCCCCGTAAACTGTGCTCGGGCTTCCTCCATCCTTCTGCCTCGCTCCGCCGATGCGTTCGGCCAGAACGTAGAAGCATTTTTCCAATCGGTGGCCCGCGGTGTCGCCGATCCTCGAATGCTCAACCTCACCGGAACGGAATCGAGCGGTGCCGATGGCGGTTTCGCGGTCCCCAATTTCTGGTTTGCGGGCATCTTGGACCAAGCTATGCAAGCCGCTGAATTTGCGCCGCGGTGTTTGTTATTCCCGACGAGCACAAATGGAATCACCATTCCGATGCCCGATACACAAAATCGGTCAACGGATATTGCCGGCTTTCCGCCAATTGGGCCGGTGAAAACCAACAGCAAACCGCGCAACGCATGAAATGGCGGAATGTGGATGTTCGCTTGCACAAAATTTTCTTGCTCGCGGAAGCAAGCGGAGAATTGGCAGCAGACGGACTCAATTTCGCGGCACAACTGGAAACCAAAATGGCCGAAGCTGCCGCGTTTGCACTGGATGCCGCAATCTTGCGCGGGACAGGCGCCGGTCAGCCGTTGGGAATCTTGAATGATCCATCAGCAATCGCGGTAAATCCCGAAAGCGGCCAGACTGCCGGCACGGTGCTTTACCAGAATCTGATAAATATGTTCGGTCGCATTTCTCCCGCGTCGCAGAAACGGGCCACGTGGTTTATCTCTCCAAGCGTCCTCGGCCAGTTGCTGCAAATGTCCTGGCCGGGCTCCACGATTCCCATTCTGTTGGGGAATGGAAATGCGACCAATGCTGCCGCGGGTGAATTCGTGGGCACCATCTTGGGCCGTCCCGTGGTGACTACCGAGGTTTGCAACCCGATTGGCGATGCTGGAGATATCGTCATTGCCGATCTTTCGCAATTCGCGCTCGCAATGCGCACAACCGCCCGAATTGAAGTGGATCGGTCACACGGCTTTGACCGGGACGCGATTGCTTGGCGATTGATCTGGCGCGTGTCGGGTTGCGGCATGTGGAATTCCGCCATTACCCCTTACGCCGGTGGGCCGACGCTCGGATGGTGCGCCTACTCGAATGCGCGCACCTGATGCGAATACGAGTGCGGCCGGCTCCTAAAAAACGCCGGCCGCATCAAATGCCCGGAGGGGTGGGGTTCCAAAGGTTCCACCAAATGCCGCGACACGGCGCGCCAGCCGCGCTCTCATAAATCCGAGGTAGAACCTTTTTTGCGGACGGCTGGACGCATGCCCAAGACCACCCCGAGCGTGCGGCGAACAGCAGGCGAGCCGACAGCACCGCCGAACTTGTCGCCCCTCGCCTTGGCGCACTGGAACCGCGTGTGCTCGATTCTGCGCGCTCGGGGTCAACTCTCCGCTGATAGTCAATTTGCCTTGGAAGGACTTGTTGATGCGCTTGTTGATCGCGAGGAAGTCATGCGAGACATTAGAGAAAATGGGCGAACAGAAATGCGGCGGATGAGCGATGGAGTCGTGCGCGAAAGGAAACGCAGACTATATGTCCTGCTGCCAGATTTGCAGGACGCAGCGCGAAAATGGCTGCGTCAATTCGGATTGACTGACGCGAGTCTGAACGAGGTTCTGAATAGGGATTGATCGACTCTGTTCCTTGTCGATGAGTCCCGCCGATTGCAATATCGGCCGTCAAGCTGGCAAGTGACGATAGAACACCGGCAGCGCGAGCCGTGCGTAGTTTTGGCGGCGGTGATCGCGCAACTTCACTCGCCGTGTGTTTGCGGCCCGACAGACCCTAGCCAATCCTCCTCACTTAGATTTGATTCCGTGAGTTGCGGTTAGGATACCGTCTTTGACGACCAGTTTATAAAACTTCGTCTTGTCCCCGCTTGTGGACGTCATTTCAGCGCCGCTCTTAACAGCGCCCGAGCGCTCGAAATACTTGGCGCTAAGCGGACGCTTCATTTCCTGCGAAGGGACACTTGCGTTATTGAATTCATACTTCATTGGCGTAGCCCACATGGCTATGTTGGATCGCTGCTTCGTTTAGCATTTCGAATGATTGACCGCGCCGAACCAATCCAATGTGCGTTCTACCACCCACAGTCGGAATACCGCGGCAAAAGCGCATCATTCCTGATTGAATATTAACAAGTAGCGAAACAAATTCGACTGCATGTTGAAGCGGCAGGTTACCGTACGAGATGGGAGCGTTTGCCTTTTGCCAGTCGAAAGTTGGATCAAATGATTCACTTACATTCAACTCCAAGCCTTCCGGGAGCACAACGCCGGCCTGTCCTAATTCGCGTGATACGCTCTCAATTAGGCTAGTGCGCTGCGCATCCAAGGCCAACTTTACCTCTCGACTAATCCCGAGCTTTACCGTTTGGTCAAAACCACGAATCACGCGTTCGGCGTAATTAGCCGCCCCCAACCAACAAACGCCCGTGTGGTCGCCGTCGGGAAATTGCTCGAAAAACGAATTCTCCTTTATGTCAATTCTGAATATTCGAGGGTGCTCGGTCTCAAGGTCGTAACCACCGAGCAGAAATTGAACGGTGTGCAGATAAGCCTGCTGATCCAAAGGGACTGTTTCAAATCCGCAGTCCTTTTCCCACTCAATTCGCATGAAGTTTAGGAAGTCTTCCGCCACATCTGCCACATTTGCGAACTTGACGTGATTTCTTTTGTTCTTCCTTTGGAACTTCTTGGCCAAGACTTCTATTGTGACGCCATTCAACACGGCCTGTCCGGCAGTGGTAGCGGCGACGATACACTCGTGTTCATCATCCTCGTAGAGGCAAAACATCTTACTGACGCCGCCAAAAACTGAGGTCGCCACGGAACCGAAGTTGTCTTCATTTACGGAGACCAAATAGTTTCCGAAGCTGTCGCGCATCGGCTGGCCGTCTTGGTCAAGAGCCCATCGCGCAGGGTTCATGAACACAACGTTGGTTGTCATACTGGACAGGCTATCGCAACCGAACACAATTGCGTCTGAAGTCGCGAGTGCAACGTTTATCGTCACGCGAGTTGACCCAGACCACTGAGGCGTCTGCAGTCTGCGACCGATTGCTTGATTCGGCAAGGAGTTCCTTTGGCTAGGTTGCGTGGTGCATTGCTCCGCATTCCCGGACAAAGCGCGATGTTGTCGAATGCGCGCAGGTGAGCCTTCGCGGAGTCTGCAAACTTGCAGAACAGCCGTCTA
It includes:
- a CDS encoding AlpA family phage regulatory protein — its product is MPNTNSAAPTAAFWRLPAVCAFLQFSRSTLLRRVASGEFPAPVRLGPNTIAWPAADVRAWAAAKVAERDGRAA
- a CDS encoding phage major capsid protein, with the protein product MCKINLDFTVRGMRNAAAADPDSIRERLIATADRATAIAAAAEREGRTLTVDERASVDELHSEFLGLRAELDAIDRVQGMQRALAEPMPRGALPPDVVAAANAEAASGRATVSDRRRGIVLPVNCARASSILLPRSADAFGQNVEAFFQSVARGVADPRMLNLTGTESSGADGGFAVPNFWFAGILDQAMQAAEFAPRCLLFPTSTNGITIPMPDTQNRSTDIAGFPPIGPVKTNSKPRNA
- a CDS encoding phage major capsid protein; this encodes MHKIFLLAEASGELAADGLNFAAQLETKMAEAAAFALDAAILRGTGAGQPLGILNDPSAIAVNPESGQTAGTVLYQNLINMFGRISPASQKRATWFISPSVLGQLLQMSWPGSTIPILLGNGNATNAAAGEFVGTILGRPVVTTEVCNPIGDAGDIVIADLSQFALAMRTTARIEVDRSHGFDRDAIAWRLIWRVSGCGMWNSAITPYAGGPTLGWCAYSNART
- a CDS encoding P27 family phage terminase small subunit, producing the protein MPKTTPSVRRTAGEPTAPPNLSPLALAHWNRVCSILRARGQLSADSQFALEGLVDALVDREEVMRDIRENGRTEMRRMSDGVVRERKRRLYVLLPDLQDAARKWLRQFGLTDASLNEVLNRD